In Stenotrophomonas sp. ASS1, the following proteins share a genomic window:
- a CDS encoding type II and III secretion system protein family protein, which translates to MTERRRSPRPSPRQRWLALLLVLLAPATSVAADDLVLQAREQRPWTLPGDLERVAIADPGVADIVMLRGQRQALLVGKAPGTTTLLLWHRKQTEPQRLQVRVQSAVQGAADAGANGLVFTQQDNQGLLQGSTESVLSHMQEQKTAAMALGKDGLLADASTVSSGGVVQVEVKVVEFNKTALKQIGISFQNRNGNFAYGFARPGGQLPGNTGILPGMKEGNSGNEAESPISSAFRLVFGSTKGLWNADIDLLQSNGMARVLAEPTLVALSGQSASFLAGGELPILEPQGLGTTTITYKPFGIGLTVTPTVLAPNRIALKVAPEASDLDYSNAIALNGVQIPSITTRRADTTVELGDGESFVIGGLVSSNVVSSVGKIPLLGDLPIIGSFFRNFDYKRQDKELVIIVTPRLVKPLARNTELPLPGDREAKPHMPEWGAWLLGPISQDPVPGFSR; encoded by the coding sequence ATGACCGAACGTCGCCGCAGTCCACGCCCTTCCCCCCGCCAGCGCTGGCTGGCCCTGCTGCTGGTGCTGCTGGCACCGGCGACAAGCGTGGCCGCCGACGACCTGGTGCTGCAGGCGCGTGAGCAGCGCCCCTGGACCCTGCCGGGTGATCTGGAGCGGGTCGCCATTGCCGATCCGGGCGTGGCCGATATCGTGATGCTGCGCGGCCAACGCCAGGCCCTGCTGGTCGGCAAGGCGCCGGGCACCACCACGCTCCTGCTCTGGCACCGCAAGCAGACCGAACCACAGCGCCTGCAGGTGCGGGTACAAAGTGCGGTGCAGGGTGCGGCCGATGCCGGCGCGAACGGGCTGGTATTCACCCAGCAGGACAATCAGGGCCTGCTGCAGGGAAGCACCGAGAGCGTGCTGTCGCACATGCAGGAGCAGAAGACTGCCGCCATGGCCCTGGGCAAGGATGGCCTGCTTGCCGACGCATCCACGGTGAGCAGCGGCGGCGTGGTCCAGGTCGAGGTCAAGGTGGTCGAGTTCAACAAGACCGCACTGAAGCAGATCGGCATCAGCTTCCAGAACCGCAATGGCAACTTCGCCTACGGCTTCGCCCGCCCGGGCGGCCAGCTGCCGGGCAATACCGGCATCCTGCCCGGCATGAAGGAAGGCAACTCCGGCAACGAAGCCGAATCGCCCATTTCTTCGGCCTTCCGCCTGGTGTTCGGCTCGACCAAGGGCCTGTGGAATGCCGACATCGACCTGCTGCAGAGCAATGGCATGGCGCGTGTGCTGGCCGAACCGACACTGGTCGCGCTGTCCGGGCAGAGCGCCAGTTTCCTGGCCGGCGGCGAGCTGCCGATCCTGGAACCGCAGGGGCTGGGCACCACAACCATCACCTACAAGCCCTTCGGCATCGGCCTGACCGTGACACCGACGGTACTGGCACCGAACCGCATCGCCCTGAAAGTCGCACCGGAAGCCAGCGACCTGGACTACAGCAACGCCATCGCGCTCAACGGCGTACAGATTCCCTCGATCACCACCCGCCGCGCCGATACCACGGTCGAACTGGGCGATGGCGAGAGCTTCGTGATCGGTGGCCTGGTCAGTTCCAACGTGGTTTCCAGCGTCGGCAAGATCCCGCTGCTGGGTGACCTGCCGATCATCGGCTCGTTCTTCCGCAACTTCGACTACAAGCGCCAGGACAAGGAACTGGTGATCATCGTCACGCCACGCCTGGTGAAGCCGTTGGCACGCAACACCGAGCTGCCGCTGCCCGGCGACCGCGAGGCCAAGCCGCACATGCCCGAATGGGGCGCCTGGCTGCTGGGTCCTATCAGCCAGGACCCGGTGCCCGGCTTCTCACGCTGA
- a CDS encoding fimbrial protein has protein sequence MPYATAQPLHPQGPPMNLVLYGMDRELLPRLAAKLPPTTTLHWQDSSTPTSAQDLQRGPQSLVLLDFRPEHAAASSVLAQQLQQTEPDLALVAVGATSAGQVEGVVIALRAGLRDVLDLDSDNVGIEAALRRALSPRPAAAAQQAHKARLIVLLGVRAGVGTSTLAAHLSVLAQQTRALAQGEALQQDGLLMELAQPSGDLALYLNLDSRFHYEDALRNASRIDATLARTAMARHDSGLVLLDRASGSDAVPPSDPGALLQRLRTVFASVLCDAGGCPLRQLPPLLLDQADEIWLVTDASIATLVSLDQALKHLAGQREREKRLQLVINRHDDSSGMGPEQIARRFEVPLLATLPERPRVRLAASQGHLLLQDAPRDPYLRALAPLVSRLDPAACPVQAQGLRERLSLALGGSQWKTR, from the coding sequence ATGCCCTACGCCACTGCCCAGCCGCTGCATCCGCAAGGACCGCCGATGAACCTGGTCCTGTACGGAATGGATCGCGAACTGCTGCCCCGGCTGGCGGCGAAACTGCCGCCAACCACCACCCTGCACTGGCAGGACAGCAGCACGCCGACCTCCGCCCAGGACCTGCAACGCGGGCCGCAGAGCCTTGTGCTGCTCGACTTCCGCCCGGAACATGCGGCCGCCTCCAGCGTGCTGGCGCAGCAACTGCAGCAGACCGAGCCGGATCTGGCATTGGTTGCCGTCGGTGCCACCAGTGCCGGCCAGGTGGAAGGCGTTGTCATCGCATTGCGGGCGGGCCTGCGTGATGTGCTGGACCTGGACAGCGACAACGTCGGCATCGAGGCCGCGCTGCGTCGCGCCCTGTCACCACGACCGGCCGCCGCCGCGCAGCAGGCGCACAAGGCCCGTCTGATCGTCCTGCTGGGCGTGCGCGCCGGGGTCGGCACCAGTACGCTGGCCGCGCATCTTTCGGTGCTGGCACAGCAGACCCGTGCACTGGCACAGGGCGAGGCACTGCAGCAGGATGGCCTGCTGATGGAGCTGGCCCAGCCTTCGGGCGACCTCGCCCTGTACCTCAACCTGGACAGCCGCTTCCACTACGAAGACGCGCTGCGCAACGCCAGTCGCATCGACGCCACCCTCGCCCGTACGGCCATGGCCCGTCACGATTCCGGACTGGTTCTGCTGGACCGCGCCAGCGGCAGCGATGCGGTACCGCCGTCCGATCCGGGTGCGCTGCTGCAGCGCCTGCGCACCGTGTTCGCCAGCGTGCTGTGTGATGCCGGTGGCTGCCCGCTGCGTCAGCTGCCGCCGCTGCTGCTGGACCAGGCCGACGAGATCTGGCTGGTCACCGATGCCTCCATTGCCACACTGGTGTCGCTCGACCAGGCACTGAAGCATCTTGCCGGCCAGCGCGAACGCGAGAAGCGCCTGCAGCTGGTGATCAACCGCCACGATGACAGCAGCGGCATGGGCCCGGAGCAGATCGCGCGCCGCTTCGAGGTTCCCCTGCTGGCCACGCTTCCCGAACGACCGCGCGTGCGCCTGGCTGCCAGCCAGGGCCACCTGCTGCTGCAGGATGCGCCGCGCGACCCCTACCTGCGTGCCCTCGCCCCGCTGGTTTCGCGCCTGGATCCGGCTGCCTGCCCGGTCCAGGCGCAGGGCCTGCGGGAAAGACTCTCCCTTGCCCTGGGTGGATCGCAATGGAAGACAAGGTAA
- a CDS encoding CpaF family protein — MEDKVTPFPHAVARPVLPESSPGHQPFAQTEQYQKVLSAAHEHLLNSIEDERIDIDSWAPDTIARWVQVQTVSFIQEWRIPINEEEMQVVADGLVKELTGFGPLDDLLHDPSIEDILINGFKDVHVSQGGQLKRATQRFTDDTHLLRILRRILAPLGRRLDDSNPMVDARLPNGGRLNAIISPLAVDGPMVSIRKFRKDPFTPDELLAKGTFDAPMQALLKAMVLGRCNILVSGGTSSGKTSLLNALASYVPANERVITVEDTAELSLNHPHVVRLESRIGGAEGHGAVSIRDLVRNSLRMRPDRIVVGEVRGAEVLEMLQAMNTGHDGSMATIHANSPRDCLYRIEMLAGFAGFQGSEDSLRRQIASAIDFIVQISRLGSGRRVLVSITEITGVSDNLITTQEMFRHELQIDGNGKEIDRWVGLGFHPHSHKLEPFRQQLRESLYGDF, encoded by the coding sequence ATGGAAGACAAGGTAACCCCGTTCCCGCATGCCGTTGCCCGGCCGGTGCTGCCCGAAAGCTCGCCCGGCCATCAGCCGTTCGCGCAGACCGAGCAGTACCAGAAGGTGCTGTCGGCCGCGCATGAGCACCTGCTCAACAGCATCGAGGACGAGCGCATCGACATCGATTCCTGGGCCCCCGACACCATCGCCCGCTGGGTGCAGGTGCAGACGGTGAGCTTCATCCAGGAATGGCGCATCCCGATCAACGAAGAGGAGATGCAGGTGGTTGCCGACGGCCTGGTCAAGGAGCTGACCGGTTTCGGCCCGCTGGACGACCTGCTGCACGACCCGTCCATCGAAGACATCCTGATCAACGGTTTCAAGGATGTGCACGTGTCCCAGGGCGGCCAGCTCAAGCGGGCCACCCAGCGCTTCACCGATGACACGCATCTGCTGCGCATCCTGCGCCGCATCCTCGCCCCGCTTGGGCGCCGCCTGGATGACTCCAATCCGATGGTCGATGCGCGCCTGCCCAACGGCGGCCGTCTCAACGCGATCATCTCGCCACTGGCGGTGGATGGACCGATGGTGTCCATCCGCAAGTTCCGCAAGGACCCGTTCACCCCCGATGAACTGCTGGCCAAGGGCACCTTCGATGCGCCGATGCAGGCCTTGCTGAAGGCGATGGTACTGGGTCGCTGCAACATCCTGGTGTCCGGCGGCACCAGCTCGGGCAAGACCTCGCTGCTGAACGCCCTGGCCAGCTACGTCCCCGCGAACGAGCGCGTGATCACCGTCGAAGACACCGCCGAGCTCTCGCTCAACCACCCGCATGTAGTTCGCCTGGAAAGCCGTATCGGCGGCGCCGAAGGGCACGGTGCGGTCAGCATCCGCGATCTGGTCCGCAACAGCCTGCGCATGCGCCCCGACCGCATCGTCGTCGGCGAGGTGCGCGGTGCCGAGGTGCTGGAAATGCTGCAGGCGATGAACACCGGCCACGACGGCTCGATGGCCACCATCCACGCCAATTCGCCCCGCGACTGCCTGTACCGGATCGAGATGCTGGCCGGTTTTGCCGGCTTCCAGGGCAGCGAGGACAGCCTGCGCCGGCAGATCGCCAGTGCCATCGACTTCATCGTGCAGATCTCCCGCCTGGGCAGCGGGCGCCGCGTGCTGGTCTCGATCACCGAGATTACCGGTGTCAGCGACAACCTGATCACCACCCAGGAAATGTTCCGCCACGAGCTGCAGATCGACGGCAACGGCAAAGAGATCGATCGCTGGGTCGGGCTGGGCTTCCATCCGCACTCGCACAAGCTGGAGCCGTTCCGCCAGCAGCTGCGCGAATCGCTCTACGGAGACTTCTGA
- a CDS encoding type II secretion system F family protein, with product MGTGALLGMLSIIAVLLALAAWLWGTASSREQRQVSMRHAEQQLSRGSATGGAPAGPSVTAANDPARPASAGRRVLPLDGLLQRAGLQTGWKIPIMLLVPGLILSVVAMLRLGTAWMFPLTLLLYLLGCWLWVMRRTTKLRAQLLHQLPDFLDNLVRLTALGNSLQAAFQVASMQTSAPLRGLLDTTVRFARSGMELDRALAQASHPYRMDVLKVLSVVIGVSVRIGGRSDQILQRMGDFMRDLEQAQQELAATTSETRMSAWVLGLLPPACAVLMAITSPDFFQPVLHAPLGHKILLLALGMELVGGFLLYRLAKSL from the coding sequence ATGGGAACCGGCGCGCTGCTGGGCATGCTGAGCATCATCGCGGTGCTGCTGGCGCTGGCAGCCTGGCTGTGGGGCACGGCCAGCAGCCGTGAGCAGCGCCAGGTTTCAATGCGGCACGCCGAGCAGCAGCTTTCGCGCGGAAGCGCCACGGGCGGAGCACCCGCCGGGCCGTCCGTCACCGCTGCCAACGACCCGGCGCGGCCCGCCAGCGCCGGGCGCCGCGTGCTGCCGCTGGATGGCCTGCTGCAGCGCGCAGGGCTGCAGACCGGCTGGAAAATTCCCATCATGCTGCTGGTACCGGGGCTGATACTGTCGGTGGTGGCGATGCTGCGGCTGGGCACCGCTTGGATGTTTCCGCTGACCCTGCTGCTGTACCTGCTTGGCTGCTGGCTGTGGGTGATGCGGCGGACCACGAAGCTGCGTGCGCAACTGCTGCATCAGCTGCCGGACTTCCTCGACAACCTGGTGCGGCTGACCGCACTGGGCAACAGCCTGCAGGCAGCGTTCCAGGTTGCGTCGATGCAGACCAGCGCGCCGTTGCGCGGGCTGCTGGACACCACGGTGCGCTTTGCACGCAGCGGCATGGAGCTGGACCGTGCACTCGCACAGGCCTCGCATCCCTATCGCATGGATGTGCTGAAGGTGTTGTCGGTGGTGATCGGTGTCAGCGTGCGCATCGGCGGGCGCTCCGACCAGATCCTGCAGCGCATGGGCGATTTCATGCGCGATCTGGAACAGGCCCAGCAGGAGCTTGCAGCGACCACCTCGGAGACGCGGATGTCAGCGTGGGTGCTGGGCCTGTTGCCACCGGCCTGCGCGGTATTGATGGCGATCACCAGCCCGGACTTCTTCCAGCCGGTGCTGCACGCTCCGCTCGGCCACAAGATCCTGCTGCTTGCACTGGGCATGGAACTTGTCGGTGGCTTCCTGCTGTATCGCCTGGCCAAGTCGCTATGA
- a CDS encoding type II secretion system F family protein, giving the protein MSASAWFALSLLVLAAGIALLGIGGWVRSHREQRTTATLKTALQPREASRDTEPARHDSLGWLERFGRALSGGRLETALLANEDRLLLDLAGWNTRRGTAIYLGLRLLLAVLVLVLALTFSSVTGLARIMVIIGALAAGLLLPKFVLSSWVKRRRRAVDNELPLLIDLLRLLQGVGFSMDQSLQTLGDKLRDALPVLGGELQEANIAYTHGRTRAQSLRRLSEVYADDDLTSLMQLILQVHAHGGAVQEPLRQFSIRLREQRRNTLKEKVGKLSVKMTVVMMLTLLPALMLVLAGPALVALATTMSKMGSP; this is encoded by the coding sequence ATGAGCGCCAGCGCCTGGTTCGCCCTCTCCCTGCTCGTGCTGGCCGCCGGTATCGCCCTGCTCGGTATCGGCGGCTGGGTACGCAGCCATCGTGAGCAACGTACAACGGCCACCTTGAAGACTGCCCTGCAGCCGCGCGAGGCGTCCCGTGACACCGAGCCTGCGCGGCACGATTCGCTGGGCTGGCTGGAACGCTTCGGCCGTGCCCTCAGCGGCGGCCGGCTGGAAACGGCGTTGCTGGCCAATGAAGACCGGCTGCTGTTGGATCTGGCCGGGTGGAACACCCGCCGCGGTACGGCCATCTACCTCGGCCTGCGCCTGCTGCTGGCCGTGCTGGTGCTGGTACTGGCGCTGACATTCAGCAGCGTCACCGGGCTGGCCAGGATCATGGTGATCATCGGCGCCCTCGCCGCCGGCCTGCTCCTGCCCAAGTTCGTTCTCTCCTCCTGGGTGAAACGGCGCCGACGAGCGGTCGACAACGAGCTGCCGCTGCTGATCGACCTGCTGCGTCTGCTGCAGGGCGTGGGCTTCAGCATGGACCAGAGCCTGCAGACGCTCGGCGACAAGCTGCGCGATGCATTGCCGGTCCTCGGCGGCGAGCTGCAGGAGGCCAACATCGCCTATACCCACGGCCGCACCCGCGCACAATCCCTGCGCCGGCTGAGCGAGGTCTATGCCGACGATGACCTGACCAGCCTGATGCAGCTGATCCTGCAGGTGCACGCCCATGGCGGCGCGGTGCAGGAGCCCCTGCGGCAGTTCAGCATCCGCCTGCGCGAACAGCGTCGCAACACGCTGAAGGAAAAGGTCGGCAAGCTCTCGGTGAAGATGACCGTGGTGATGATGCTGACCCTGCTGCCAGCGTTGATGCTGGTCCTTGCCGGTCCGGCGCTGGTCGCGCTGGCCACCACCATGTCCAAGATGGGGTCCCCCTGA
- a CDS encoding Flp pilus assembly protein TadD, which yields MPALRTSCLIVALAAVAGASGCASTTPKYLRAPSLAAPEPAPQDSRNAYLELIERMQQQGAWYASLAHVDAFRQRYGDPPALRLLQADALRETGQADAAVTLYRDLSSGPQAAAAAHGLGLIAARRDDDAGSEQALARATELQPLNTSYLGDLGYARLRAGQFERAREPLAKALELSPGNAKATANLALWAVLRGDTATAERLAQQANLNDETRLSIQQQAAQIRARLQQRQAAAAAAAVVPAAARALASDAAGNPPGATRLAAEPRRASRDERDPQRLPPSMLERFSASDHPNGNTP from the coding sequence ATGCCTGCCCTGCGCACTTCCTGCCTGATTGTTGCCCTGGCTGCCGTTGCCGGCGCCAGCGGCTGTGCATCGACCACGCCGAAGTACCTGCGCGCGCCCAGCCTGGCCGCGCCCGAACCGGCACCGCAGGACAGCCGCAATGCCTACCTGGAGCTGATCGAGCGCATGCAGCAGCAAGGCGCATGGTATGCCTCGCTCGCCCACGTCGACGCCTTCCGCCAGCGCTACGGCGATCCGCCGGCGTTGCGCCTGCTGCAGGCCGACGCGCTGCGCGAGACCGGCCAGGCCGATGCCGCGGTCACCCTGTACCGCGATCTTTCCAGTGGCCCCCAGGCCGCCGCGGCCGCCCATGGCCTGGGCCTGATTGCCGCGCGCCGCGACGACGACGCCGGCAGTGAGCAGGCGTTGGCGCGGGCGACCGAACTGCAGCCATTGAATACAAGTTATCTCGGCGACCTGGGCTATGCGCGGCTGCGCGCCGGGCAGTTCGAGCGCGCGCGCGAACCCCTGGCCAAGGCGCTGGAGCTGTCGCCGGGCAATGCCAAGGCCACCGCCAACCTCGCCCTCTGGGCGGTACTGCGGGGCGACACCGCCACTGCCGAACGCCTCGCCCAGCAAGCGAACCTCAACGACGAGACCCGGCTCAGCATCCAGCAGCAGGCGGCGCAGATCCGTGCCCGCCTGCAGCAGCGCCAGGCCGCAGCGGCAGCCGCCGCAGTCGTGCCGGCCGCTGCCCGTGCTCTCGCCAGCGATGCCGCCGGCAACCCGCCCGGCGCCACGCGACTGGCGGCGGAACCGCGCCGCGCCAGCCGCGATGAACGCGATCCGCAGCGCCTGCCGCCCTCGATGCTGGAACGCTTCAGCGCCTCCGACCACCCGAACGGGAACACACCATGA
- a CDS encoding DUF3613 domain-containing protein, whose product MTATPLTRRLLPVLICLLPAAAVQAQQQPLTGQMLGGSTPAASASQPLQSESLPTVDLAAPPAPVPQAAPAAVANTDGSTAAPRPGRSQIGDTTRNLFRLQASGQQAGQHLPILGDQATLSYARYMKSFEHEIPDFFEADVAKSKGSSSSGR is encoded by the coding sequence ATGACCGCGACGCCCCTGACCCGACGCCTGCTGCCCGTTCTGATCTGCCTGCTGCCAGCCGCCGCCGTGCAGGCGCAGCAACAGCCGCTGACCGGGCAGATGCTTGGCGGCAGCACGCCGGCTGCGTCGGCTTCGCAGCCGCTGCAGTCCGAGTCACTGCCCACCGTGGACCTGGCGGCCCCGCCAGCACCGGTGCCTCAGGCGGCGCCTGCAGCAGTGGCCAACACCGACGGCAGCACTGCAGCCCCGCGGCCCGGCCGCAGCCAGATCGGCGATACCACGCGCAATCTGTTCCGCCTGCAGGCATCGGGGCAACAGGCCGGACAGCACCTGCCGATCCTCGGCGACCAGGCGACGCTGAGCTACGCCCGCTACATGAAGAGTTTCGAACACGAGATCCCGGACTTCTTTGAAGCCGATGTCGCCAAGTCCAAGGGATCATCCTCATCCGGACGCTGA
- a CDS encoding TadG family pilus assembly protein, protein MKRPRQFSFSRPRGGMSITMMLVMLALLAMLGLIEIGYLFWAKRDAQKVADLAALAGAQRLELCTSDNSDNSAARQSALTQNTFAGSLEIRCGNWNVTRATEGHFSPVVDAANQRNAVRVITRRAVLPFFGQNSSLPTVTAQAVARRAEPTAVFSVGSQLLRINGNTPLGNVLKLVGADLDKTTLLGYDGLAQAHITPNGLLQALGIPIDVNMGVAEFNNLLAGRKVKLGKILQATVDLLTQQGVAHVDLSALENALVVKGIDLKQLEVKLGTDDSGGGLFARVVAPDGTISSALQADVNVLDLIGTSISIANGGRAVSVDELNLLGLVNAKAAVVEPPSIAIGGIGSRAYNAQIRVFLDIDTNNIPVAGGVLSLLGIRLKLPVHADVTNAMATLTSLQCGSTPPTATIKVESSVLRACVGKVADSERFSKQNVCGDTLQKEQMLTLLGAPLINDSIKVNTLTDTQSLTLPAGATGSTQVNSLEVGTAVSELVSELLRVLSGVLDPRDDGMSQGSTAAQLADRYLKAANVGRKRYDVDATIKLLEFGDSTQGLKPLGNWDITKGVPTSCVLVTCMVDGKVWQGFRNAVTGVGSGLLDGVLGALVGGLLVKQCNSLIGALDDTTYNNCMKYNLTSYLQTADAGFLDQFAGDGVTAPGNGPVSCSGLLCLLLKPALDVLKPLLNSVGSLLRSLLAQVLGLELGRTDVHVQSIQCTPAQLVY, encoded by the coding sequence ATGAAACGCCCACGCCAGTTCAGTTTCAGCCGCCCACGGGGCGGCATGTCGATCACCATGATGCTGGTCATGCTGGCGCTGCTGGCGATGCTGGGCCTGATCGAGATCGGTTACCTGTTCTGGGCCAAGCGCGATGCACAGAAGGTCGCTGATCTGGCTGCACTGGCCGGAGCGCAGCGACTGGAACTGTGCACCTCGGACAACAGCGACAACAGTGCTGCGCGGCAGAGCGCACTCACCCAGAACACCTTCGCAGGAAGCCTGGAAATCCGCTGCGGAAACTGGAACGTGACCCGCGCCACCGAAGGGCACTTCAGCCCGGTCGTCGATGCAGCGAATCAACGCAATGCTGTCCGTGTCATCACCCGCCGCGCGGTGCTTCCCTTCTTCGGGCAGAACAGCAGCCTGCCGACCGTGACCGCCCAGGCGGTAGCGCGCCGTGCAGAACCGACGGCGGTTTTCAGTGTCGGCTCGCAACTGCTGCGCATCAATGGCAACACGCCACTGGGAAATGTCCTGAAACTGGTGGGTGCCGACCTCGACAAGACCACCCTGCTCGGCTACGACGGCCTTGCACAGGCGCATATCACCCCGAACGGACTGCTGCAGGCACTGGGCATTCCGATCGACGTCAACATGGGCGTGGCGGAGTTCAACAATCTGCTGGCCGGCCGCAAGGTCAAGCTGGGCAAGATCCTTCAGGCGACCGTTGACCTGCTCACCCAGCAGGGCGTTGCCCACGTGGACCTGAGTGCACTGGAGAATGCCCTGGTGGTGAAGGGCATCGACCTCAAGCAGCTGGAGGTGAAACTCGGCACCGATGACAGCGGTGGCGGCCTGTTCGCACGCGTGGTCGCGCCGGATGGAACGATTTCCAGCGCGCTGCAGGCCGATGTCAATGTGCTGGACCTGATCGGCACCAGCATCAGCATCGCCAATGGCGGCCGTGCGGTCTCGGTCGATGAACTCAACCTGCTGGGCCTGGTCAATGCCAAAGCCGCTGTGGTGGAACCGCCTTCCATCGCCATCGGTGGCATTGGCTCGCGCGCTTACAACGCGCAGATCCGTGTCTTCCTCGACATCGACACCAACAACATTCCGGTTGCAGGCGGCGTGCTTTCACTGCTGGGCATCCGCCTGAAGCTGCCGGTCCATGCGGACGTGACCAATGCAATGGCGACCCTGACCAGCCTGCAATGTGGCAGCACGCCTCCCACGGCGACGATCAAGGTCGAGTCTTCCGTGCTGCGCGCCTGCGTCGGCAAGGTGGCCGACAGCGAGCGGTTCTCCAAGCAGAATGTCTGTGGCGACACCCTGCAGAAGGAACAGATGCTCACACTGCTCGGCGCGCCGTTGATCAATGACAGCATCAAGGTCAATACGCTGACCGACACGCAAAGCCTCACCCTCCCCGCCGGCGCGACCGGTTCAACCCAGGTCAACTCCCTGGAGGTGGGCACCGCGGTGTCCGAGCTGGTCAGCGAACTGCTGCGCGTACTGTCCGGCGTGCTCGATCCGCGCGACGATGGCATGAGCCAGGGCTCGACCGCAGCGCAGTTGGCCGATCGCTACCTGAAAGCAGCCAACGTTGGTCGCAAGCGATACGATGTTGACGCAACCATCAAGCTGCTGGAATTCGGAGACAGCACGCAGGGATTGAAGCCACTTGGAAACTGGGACATCACCAAGGGGGTACCTACCAGCTGTGTGCTGGTGACCTGCATGGTCGACGGCAAGGTCTGGCAAGGATTCCGCAACGCAGTGACCGGGGTTGGCTCGGGGCTCCTCGATGGCGTACTGGGAGCGCTTGTGGGTGGGCTGCTGGTCAAGCAGTGCAACAGCCTGATTGGCGCGCTGGATGACACCACCTACAACAACTGCATGAAGTACAACCTGACTTCCTACCTGCAGACCGCCGATGCCGGCTTCCTGGACCAGTTCGCCGGCGACGGCGTCACCGCCCCCGGCAATGGCCCGGTCAGTTGTTCGGGCCTGCTGTGCTTGCTGCTGAAGCCCGCCCTGGACGTCCTGAAGCCGCTGCTCAACAGCGTCGGCTCCCTGCTGCGCTCGCTGCTGGCGCAGGTGCTGGGCCTGGAACTGGGCCGTACGGATGTGCATGTCCAGTCCATCCAGTGCACGCCCGCACAGCTGGTCTACTGA
- a CDS encoding DUF2968 domain-containing protein produces the protein MRETSGGAVFARHARGAALLAVAMMLVAPAAMAARGDREAAAEPAARTAPVVRNTVDELKQLMDARQLTELRTTYNGNYGASLLFNANTLTYYVALFQEKNFWRVIKTDAVDNAERVYRTFAQQSEQLAQVYIDTTRLEAGKRYTERLVAYNEERLRTLQQEMEQQQAQSAQVSAALQQAQQQAVSLSSDVQSTNSQLDSLQRRIQILQAEQGNPELSLPKPDSVPSPAPAAASDGR, from the coding sequence ATGCGAGAAACTTCAGGGGGCGCGGTCTTCGCCCGGCACGCGCGCGGCGCGGCACTGCTGGCCGTGGCCATGATGCTGGTGGCACCGGCGGCGATGGCTGCCCGTGGCGACCGCGAGGCAGCCGCAGAGCCGGCCGCACGTACCGCACCGGTGGTGCGCAACACCGTTGACGAGCTCAAGCAGCTGATGGATGCCCGCCAGCTGACCGAGCTGCGCACCACCTACAACGGCAACTACGGCGCCAGCCTGCTGTTCAATGCCAACACCCTGACCTACTACGTCGCCCTGTTCCAGGAGAAGAACTTCTGGCGGGTGATCAAGACCGATGCCGTCGACAACGCCGAGCGTGTCTACCGCACCTTCGCGCAGCAGTCAGAGCAGCTGGCCCAGGTCTACATCGACACCACCCGACTGGAAGCCGGCAAGCGCTATACCGAGCGCCTGGTGGCCTACAACGAGGAGCGCCTGCGCACCCTGCAGCAGGAAATGGAACAGCAGCAGGCACAGTCGGCCCAGGTCAGCGCTGCCCTGCAGCAGGCCCAGCAGCAGGCGGTCAGCCTGAGCAGCGACGTGCAGAGCACCAACAGCCAGCTGGATTCCCTGCAGCGCCGCATCCAGATCCTGCAGGCCGAACAGGGCAACCCGGAGCTGAGCCTGCCCAAGCCGGACAGCGTGCCCTCGCCGGCACCGGCGGCCGCCAGCGACGGTCGCTGA